The Thermoanaerobaculia bacterium DNA segment GGTCAGCGATCCTTCATGAGCCGGCCGTTACGCCCGAATCACCTCGACGTCGTAGGCGTCGAAGGCGGGATCTCGTGTGACGATCGGCATGTCCTCGATGCGCGATTGAGCGATCAGCATTCGGTCGAAGGGGTCGCGGTGATGGAGGGGGAGCGACGCAACGTCGAGGGTGTGGCCGAAGTCGATCGACAGTATACGTACGTCCGTAGTCTCCATCCATTCGGGCATCAACTCGGCGGGCGCTCCGGGAAGGTCGAGCTTCTTCGTCGCGTGTTTGATCACGATCTCCCACGAGCTCACGGCCGACAGGTAGAGCTCGTTGTCGGGCGATTCCAGAACTCGAAGCGTCGAGGATTCAATGCGTTTCGGCGCGCTCAACAGCCACAGCCAGGCATGAGTGTCGAGGAGTACCCTCAACGGTAAAAATCGTCGAGGATGTCGTCGGGAAGCGGGTCGTTGAAATCCTCGGGAACATGAAATCGTCCCGCTTCGCTTCCGAACGTTCGTTTCTGCGGGAGCCCGGAAATCTGGACCAATTTTGCGACGGGCTTTCCAGCGTTGGCGATCACGATTTCCTCGCCCTTTTCGACCCGCTTCAGGAGCTTCGAAAGGTGGGTCTTGGCCTCGTGGACGTTCACCGTCTTCATGGAAAGTAATATTAGCTAAGTCATCAGACTAAGTCAATATCGTCTTCGGGTCATCAGATTTTTTCGATTTCCTTTCCTTCGACCCACCGATATCGCCCGGGGCCGAGACTCTTGACTCCAGCCTTCGTCCCGTCCGGCCAGACGACTTCCACCGCTTCCGCAGCCGGGCTCGCGCCGAGGCCGAACGTCAGCGTCTTCTCCGAGGCCGACGCGTACGACTTCGCCGTCGAGACCATCCGCACCTGCGGCTTTCCGCCGACGGTTGCCGTCACCCTCGCGCCGATCGCGTCGCGGTTGGACTTCCCGGCGCCCTCGAGCGTGATGCGAAGGCTCCGCCGGGGCTGATCGAGCCGATTGAGGAAGACGTGCGCCGGACCGCCGTTCTCGACGACGACGACGTCGAGGTCGCCGTCGCCGTCGAGGTCTCCGTACGCCGCTCCGCGCCCCACGAGCGGGATCGAAAGACCGGCCGCGCCCGTCGCGTCCGACATCCGCCCCTCTCCGGCGTTCCAGTAGAGCGTCGGCGGCTCGCGATAGGCGACCGCCTTCTGGACCTCCTGCACCGAGTTCTCGACGTGTCCGTTGGCGAAGAAGAGGTCGGAGCGGCCGTCGAGGTCGTAGTCGAAGAAGAAGACGCCGAAGGTGAGCGACAGCAGCGAGTCGCGTCCGATTCCGGAGGACGCGGAAAGATCGAGGAACACGTCTCCGGTGTCGGTCCAGTAGAACGATTTCATCTCGTTGGAGAAGTTGCCGATCGCGAGCGCCGCGCCGCCCGGCTTCGCGTCGGACCAGTCCATGCCCATGGCCCCCCGCGAGCGGCCCGCCTCGTTGACGGCGACCCCCGTCTCGACGGCGACGTCGGTGAACGTGCCGTCCCCGTTGTTGCGATAGAGGTTGTTCGGCGCCGTGTCATTGGCGACCGCGAGGTCGATCTTTCCGTCGCCGTTGTAATCGTACGGGGCGACGCCGAGCGCCTTCGCGTTGGTGGTTCCGACCCCCGCCGCCTTCGTGACGTCGAGGAACCGCCCGTTCCCTTCGTTGTGGAAGAGACGCGACGAGTTGCCGTCGTAGCGCTCGGGCGTGCAGTACGACTTGTGAACGCCGTCGAGCGCGCAGAAGATGTCCTTGCCCGGGCTCCAGTCGACGTAGCGGGCGAGGAAGAGGTCGAGCTTTCCGTCGCCGTCGTAATCGAAGAATGCCGCCGACGTTCCCCATCCGGGATCGCCGGCGCCGGCGCTCTTCGTGACGTCCTCGAAGCGGCCGTGCACGTTTCGGAAGAGCCGGTTCCCTCCCATGTTCCCCAGTCCCGTCACGTAGAGGTCCTCCCAGCCGTCGCCGTCGAAGTCGCCGACGGCCGCGCCCATCCCGTACAGGACCTTCTCCAGCCCCGCCGCCGCCGTGGCGTCGCGAAAGCGCGGCACGCCTTCCGGCGAGCTCCCTTCGTTGCGGTACAGCGCGAGCGACGATTTCTGCGAGCGCCCCCGCGGGTCGCCGGACCAGTATGCCGACGAGACGAGCAGGACGTCGTTGTGTCCGTCGTTGTCGTAATCGAAGATCGCCACGCCGCCGCCCATCGTCTCCGGCATCCACTTTTTTCCGGACGCCCCGTTGACGTGCGTGAAGGCGATTCCGGTCCGCGCCGTCGCGTCCTCGAAGCGGACCGGCGGGACTTTCGCCTCGACCACCGGAGCGATCCTCGCGGCGGGCGGCGGCGCGGCCTTCCGGCAGGCCGCGACGAGGCCGGAGACGATCAGGACGCAAACAGCGCTTTTTCTCATGCGGAGCGAAAGTTTATAGCCCCGGCGTCTCTTTCTGTCATTCCCGCGGACGCGGGAATCCAGACGAGATTCGCCCACTGGGTCCCCGCTTTCGCAGGGACGACTGGTACGAGTCGCCTCAGAGCGGCACCGATCCTGCCGGCACGCACCCGCCCGGCTCGATGCATCGCCGCGCCTTACCCGCCGTACCGCCAGCCGGTCTCCTGCAAAGTCAGCGCCTCGGCGTTCGGATCGATCATCCCCGAGTCGACCACCTCGCCGAAGAACACGACGTGGTCGCCGATCGGCTTCGAATCCACGACGCGGCAGTCGATGTAGGCCGAAGCGTCCGCGAGGACCGGCGCGCCGGTCGTCTTCGTCATGAGCCGGTGTCCTTCCATTCCGCGCTTGTCGGCTTTCGCGAAATGCCCCGCGGTGTCCTTCTGGCCCGATTTGAGTATCGAGACGGCGAACACCTTCGACTCCTCGATGAGCTGCCGGGTCGCCGCCTCCTTCTCGACGGCGAGCGCCACCATCTCCGGCTCGAACGAGACCTGCGTCAGCCAGTTTGCCGTCATCGCGTGGTCGCCTTCGCGCCCGCGCGTCCCGACGACGTAGAGGCCGTACGAGATCTGCGAAAGGGGGGTCTTCGGTTTGGCCATGGTCCCTCCTCGGGTCGAATGCTAAGGCCATTTCCGCCGGGTCGCACGGCCGTCTATCGGGCGATGATGCAACGCATGCAGAAGATGCACGGAGCCGAGAAGAAGTAGCCGTCTCGAGTCTGCGAGCCGCGAGCCGGGGGCCATGCTCCCGGCTCGCGCGTGCCGGTCCGTTGTCCCGGTCCTCCGGCTCGCCGCGTCGTTCGGGCGATACGCTCCCCTGTGCTAAAATACGACAGTGAGCGGCTTCAAAGACGAGTGCGGCGTCTTCGGCGTCTGGGGTCACTCGGATGCCGCCAACCTCGCCTACCTGGGTCTCTACGCCCTCCAGCATCGCGGACAGGAATCGGCGGGCATCGCGTCGATCGACGACGGCAAGCTCTTCATCGAGAGAGAGATGGGTTACGTCGCCGACGTCTTCGACGAGGCCCGCCTGTCGCGGCTCCCCGGGAAATCGGCGATCGGGCACGTCCGCTATTCGACCGCTGGAGACTCCTCGCTCTCCAACGCGCAGCCGATCGTCTTTTCGTCGGGGCGCGGGCCGCTCGCGCTCGCCCACAACGGGAACCTCGTCAACGCGAAGGAGATCCGCGCGCACCTCGAGGAAGAGGGCGCTCTCTTCACGACCAACTCCGACTCCGAGATGATCCTGCACCTCGTCGCCCGCGCGAGGCGCGACGGGCTCGCTTCGGCGCTCGTCGAGGCGCTTGGCGAGGTGCGCGGGGCGTTCTCGATCGTCGTCCTCGGCCAGAACGAGATCCTCGCGGCCCGCGACCCGAACGGGTTCCGTCCGCTCGTCCTCGGGACGCTCGACGGCTCGCCCGTCGTTGCTTCGGAGACGTGCGCGTTCGATCTGATCGGCGCGACCTACGTGCGCGACGTGGAGGCGGGAGAGATCGTGAAGTTGACCGACGCCGGCGTCGAGTCCATCCGGTACGCCTTCCCCCGCCCGACGCCGTGCGTCTTCGAGCACGTCTATTTCGCGCGCCCCGACTCGCTCGTCTTCGGAAAATCCGTGGCGGCTTCCCGCGAGGCGTTCGGCGAGCGGCTCGCGAAGGAGCATCCCGTCGAGGCCGACATCGTCGTGCCGGTGCCCGACTCGGGCACGTACGCCGCGATCGGCTACGCGCGGGCGTCGGGGATCCCGCTCGCCCTCGGGCTCGTCCGCAACCATTATGTCGGCCGCACGTTCATCGAGCCGAAGCAGGCGATTCGGAGCTTCGGGGTCAAGGTGAAGCTGAACCCCGTGCGCGAGGTCGTCGCCGGGAAGCGCATCGTGCTCATCGACGACTCGATCGTGCGCGGCACGACGTCGAAGAAGATCGTGAAAATGCTGCGCGATGCCGGAGCGAAAGAGGTTCATCTGCGGATCTCTTCGCCGCCGACCCGCTTCTCCTGCCATTACGGGATCGACACGCCGACCCGACGTGAGCTCATCGCGTCCCACTCGAACGTAGAGGAGATTCGCGCTTTCGTCGACGCCGACACCATCGGTTATCTCTCGACCGAGGGGATGATGGAGGCGTTCGGCCGTCCCGAGCACGCCACGTGCGCGGCGTGCTTCACCGGGAAGTACCCGGTCGAGATCCCGGAGGCCGAGGCGGAGCCCGAGGAGCAGATCTCGGAGCAGCCCGCGGGCCTCGAAGTCGGGTCGTGAAATCGGGTGTTGAGGGAGAATCGATTCGGCCAAAGCAAGCCCCCGTTTTCAATTCCACGCGTGTTTCGTTCCCTGCCGCCTGTCATTCCTCGTTCCTTGCCTCCTGTCATTCCCGCGAAAGCGGGAATCCAGCGACCCGTCCTGGTTCCCCGCTCCCCGCTTTCGCGGGGACAAGCTTCGGGGGAGGACGATCTGCGGTCGCTCTTCTCGCCGCCTTCTTGACCGCTCCTGTCACCGCCGCGAAGCTTCCGCGCGTCAAGCCCTCCGCGATCCTCGTCACCGGCGCGATCCTGATCGACGGAACGGGCGCGGCCCCGGTGCCCGATTCCTGGATCCTGGTTCGCGACGGGCGGTTCGTCGACGTCTCGACCGTCGCCGCGCGCCGCGGCCGGGGCGCGCTCGCCCGCGGCGTCCGCGTCGTCGACGGGACGGGGAAGTGGATCGTGCCCGGCTTCGTCGACGCGCATGTCCACGTCGAGTCGGCGGCCGACACGAGGGCGATGATCCGCTGGGGCGTGACCTCCGCGCGCCTCATGGCGGAGGGCGCGCGGGCGGCGGCGAAGGCGGCGGCACGCTCCCGCTCGCGCCGCCGCACTCCCGAGCTCTTTCCCGCGGCGCCGATCTTCACGATCCGCGGAGGGTGGTGGTCCGACGAGCCTCCCGATCCGGACCTCGACCGCTTCCCGGCCGACGCCGCGTCCGCCCGCGCCGCGGTCGACCTCGCGCGGCATCTCGGTTCGGCCGAGATCAAGGTCATGGACGACGACATGGGGTGGTGCCGCGATCCGCTGCCGAGGCTTCCGAAGATCGCGACGGCCGTGCGATCCGCTCTCATTGCCGAGGCGCGCCGTTTCGGGCTTCGCGTGTCCGTCCACGCTCCCGAGCTCGCCGACGCCTCCGACGCCGTGGCCGACGGCGCCACCGTGCTCGCCCACGGGATTCTCGACGCGCCCGTCCCCGACGATCTCGCCGGCCGGATGCGCGACGGGCACGTCTTCTACGTCCCGACGTTCGACATCTTCGACTTCCTCGCCGATCCGCCGGCGTTCATGACCCGCGCGCTCTCCGATCCCCGCATCCGGGAATCGCTCCCGAAGAAGACGCTCGCCCGATACCGGAGCGCCGCGTATTTCGAGACGTACCGGAAGCGCTACCCGAACGCGGCGTACGTCTCGAGCCGGCTTCCGGTCCTCTACGCCAACGCGGCGAAGCTGAAAGCGGCCGGCGTCGAGGTCGCGCTCGGCACCGACATGTGGGCGTTTCCGGGCGCCGGAGTCCATCTCGCGCTCGAGGACTTCGTGCGCGCCGGGTGGACGCCGCTCGAGGCGATCCGCGCGGCGACGCTCGTCTCCGCCCGGTCGCTCGGCGCCG contains these protein-coding regions:
- a CDS encoding type II toxin-antitoxin system VapC family toxin, which gives rise to MRVLLDTHAWLWLLSAPKRIESSTLRVLESPDNELYLSAVSSWEIVIKHATKKLDLPGAPAELMPEWMETTDVRILSIDFGHTLDVASLPLHHRDPFDRMLIAQSRIEDMPIVTRDPAFDAYDVEVIRA
- a CDS encoding type II toxin-antitoxin system Phd/YefM family antitoxin → MKTVNVHEAKTHLSKLLKRVEKGEEIVIANAGKPVAKLVQISGLPQKRTFGSEAGRFHVPEDFNDPLPDDILDDFYR
- a CDS encoding CRTAC1 family protein is translated as MRKSAVCVLIVSGLVAACRKAAPPPAARIAPVVEAKVPPVRFEDATARTGIAFTHVNGASGKKWMPETMGGGVAIFDYDNDGHNDVLLVSSAYWSGDPRGRSQKSSLALYRNEGSSPEGVPRFRDATAAAGLEKVLYGMGAAVGDFDGDGWEDLYVTGLGNMGGNRLFRNVHGRFEDVTKSAGAGDPGWGTSAAFFDYDGDGKLDLFLARYVDWSPGKDIFCALDGVHKSYCTPERYDGNSSRLFHNEGNGRFLDVTKAAGVGTTNAKALGVAPYDYNGDGKIDLAVANDTAPNNLYRNNGDGTFTDVAVETGVAVNEAGRSRGAMGMDWSDAKPGGAALAIGNFSNEMKSFYWTDTGDVFLDLSASSGIGRDSLLSLTFGVFFFDYDLDGRSDLFFANGHVENSVQEVQKAVAYREPPTLYWNAGEGRMSDATGAAGLSIPLVGRGAAYGDLDGDGDLDVVVVENGGPAHVFLNRLDQPRRSLRITLEGAGKSNRDAIGARVTATVGGKPQVRMVSTAKSYASASEKTLTFGLGASPAAEAVEVVWPDGTKAGVKSLGPGRYRWVEGKEIEKI
- a CDS encoding flavin reductase family protein; this encodes MAKPKTPLSQISYGLYVVGTRGREGDHAMTANWLTQVSFEPEMVALAVEKEAATRQLIEESKVFAVSILKSGQKDTAGHFAKADKRGMEGHRLMTKTTGAPVLADASAYIDCRVVDSKPIGDHVVFFGEVVDSGMIDPNAEALTLQETGWRYGG
- the purF gene encoding amidophosphoribosyltransferase, which codes for MSGFKDECGVFGVWGHSDAANLAYLGLYALQHRGQESAGIASIDDGKLFIEREMGYVADVFDEARLSRLPGKSAIGHVRYSTAGDSSLSNAQPIVFSSGRGPLALAHNGNLVNAKEIRAHLEEEGALFTTNSDSEMILHLVARARRDGLASALVEALGEVRGAFSIVVLGQNEILAARDPNGFRPLVLGTLDGSPVVASETCAFDLIGATYVRDVEAGEIVKLTDAGVESIRYAFPRPTPCVFEHVYFARPDSLVFGKSVAASREAFGERLAKEHPVEADIVVPVPDSGTYAAIGYARASGIPLALGLVRNHYVGRTFIEPKQAIRSFGVKVKLNPVREVVAGKRIVLIDDSIVRGTTSKKIVKMLRDAGAKEVHLRISSPPTRFSCHYGIDTPTRRELIASHSNVEEIRAFVDADTIGYLSTEGMMEAFGRPEHATCAACFTGKYPVEIPEAEAEPEEQISEQPAGLEVGS
- a CDS encoding amidohydrolase family protein; translated protein: MTAPVTAAKLPRVKPSAILVTGAILIDGTGAAPVPDSWILVRDGRFVDVSTVAARRGRGALARGVRVVDGTGKWIVPGFVDAHVHVESAADTRAMIRWGVTSARLMAEGARAAAKAAARSRSRRRTPELFPAAPIFTIRGGWWSDEPPDPDLDRFPADAASARAAVDLARHLGSAEIKVMDDDMGWCRDPLPRLPKIATAVRSALIAEARRFGLRVSVHAPELADASDAVADGATVLAHGILDAPVPDDLAGRMRDGHVFYVPTFDIFDFLADPPAFMTRALSDPRIRESLPKKTLARYRSAAYFETYRKRYPNAAYVSSRLPVLYANAAKLKAAGVEVALGTDMWAFPGAGVHLALEDFVRAGWTPLEAIRAATLVSARSLGADSDRGTIAPGKRADFVVLENDPLRDIRNTRSIERVFKAGRVAWSRY